One genomic window of Tribolium castaneum strain GA2 chromosome 10, icTriCast1.1, whole genome shotgun sequence includes the following:
- the LOC662811 gene encoding uncharacterized protein LOC662811, with amino-acid sequence MDTATGCSVSEPTGDTVDELRQRLNNMKRLMAERQRAGDIDEGRRSNAVGIIDGSFLSVVFGVALLVIITVSVYAFYNLYHAILKKFPSHHEEL; translated from the exons ATGGACACAG CCACCGGTTGTTCTGTTTCAGAGCCAACCGGTGACACTGTGGACGAGTTGAGGCAAAGATTGAACAATATGAAGAGGTTGATGGCCGAGAGGCAGAGAGCTGGGGATATTGACGAAGGGAGGAGGTCGAACGCTGTGGGAATCATTGACGGGAGTTTTTTAAGCGTGGTTTTCGGAGTAGCATTACTAGTTATAATAACTGTTAGTGTATAtgctttttataatttgtacCACGCGATTCTGAAGAAATTTCCCTCACATCACGAAGAACTGTGA